A window of Oncorhynchus nerka isolate Pitt River linkage group LG4, Oner_Uvic_2.0, whole genome shotgun sequence contains these coding sequences:
- the LOC115128380 gene encoding tapasin-like — protein MANISTIYKLSFLAFTYFIQVYGTSCPVLECWFVQEKPGRGGGFPAAMIQEKSLLYINTDPESEQTKSQQGPSADISHDRVYYITDPAAILCSSSLHPPEGSVHKPQCEINPFMPQPSTVQWAVPLTDSAHSPIYLQADWYSAALQGLDGQLALSSVMRAPTATKEPTVVLSVSSRTPLVRSRLGEPVVLDCGFWAEASSPLSGSGFAVEWRYQFRGDGRLVLAYDGKTDRFAETKEKGAGLDFTALHDTGNASLILQEAEVRHTGTYICTAYLPYLLAQVAVELEIVEPPSLSIFPSPLPLSVPGQVVKVQCEASGFFPLSLEFYWELTGPDGKVRPLGQGSVTGHRQGPDNTYSQTTRLELDSAKLDLGRGGEVTCVAVHPGGTRRASVTLNVIGVNGPSIEDSMAMVAVALGLYGLIKIVSWTFSSGSDDTNSQEKKVK, from the exons ATGGCCAATATTTCAACAATTTACAAGCTATCGTTTCTCGCCTTTACTTACTTCATACAAG TCTATGGGACCAGCTGTCCAGTTCTGGAGTGCTGGTTTGTCCAGGAGAAACCAGGTCGAGGTGGGGGATTCCCTGCTGCAATGATTCAGGAGAAGTCACTGCTGTATATCAATACAGACCCAGAGAGTGAACAAACCAAGTCACAGCAGGGACCATCTGCAGACATCAGCCATGATAGAGTCTACTACATCACTG accCTGCAGCCATCCTCTGCAGTTCCTCTCTGCACCCACCAGAGGGCTCAGTCCATAAACCACAGTGTGAGATAAACCCCTTCATGCCCCAGCCCTCCACCGTTCAATGGGCAGTCCCGCTCACTGACTCTGCCCACAGTCCTATCTACCTGCAAGCTGACTGGTACTCTGCAGCCTTGCAGGGCCTGGACGGACAGCTGGCCCTATCCAGTGTCATGCGTGCTCCCACGGCAACCAAGGAACCCACTG tggtgcTCAGTGTGTCCAGTCGAACCCCCTTGGTCCGTTCCAGACTCGGGGAACCGGTGGTTCTAGACTGTGGGTTCTGGGCGGaggcctcttctcctctctctggctcGGGCTTCGCCGTGGAGTGGCGCTACCAGTTCAGGGGCGATGGCCGTCTGGTCCTGGCCTACGACGGCAAGACTGACCGATTTGCCGAGACCAAGGAAAAGGGAGCGGGGCTAGACTTCACGGCTCTGCACGACACAGGAAATGCCTCGCTGATCCTGCAGGAAGCTGAAGTGCGCCACACAGGGACCTACATCTGCACGGCGTACTTGCCCTATCTCCTGGCTCAGGTGGCAGTGGAGCTGGAGATTGTAG agcctccgtccctctccatcttcccctccccgctccctctctccgTGCCCGGACAGGTGGTGAAGGTGCAATGCGAGGCGTCAGgattcttccccctctccctggagTTCTACTGGGAGTTAACAGGGCCTGACGGTAAGGTCAGGCCCCTGGGTCAGGGCAGCGTGACAGGCCACAGGCAGGGCCCAGACAACACCTACAGCCAGACCACCCGTCTGGAGTTAGACTCAGCCAAGCTGGACCTTGGCCGTGGAGGGGAGGTCACCTGTGTGGCCGTCCATCCTGGAGGCACCCGGCGGGCCAGCGTCACCCTCAATGTCATCG GTGTTAATGGTCCCTCCATTGAAGACTCCATGGCGATGGTTGCCGTGGCCCTGGGGCTCTATGGTTTGATCAAGATCGTCTCCTGGACATTTAGCTCTG GATCCGATGACACTAACTCACAAGAGAAG AAAGTGAAGTAA